One genomic region from Cellulomonas fengjieae encodes:
- a CDS encoding heparinase II/III domain-containing protein: MPTTVLPGTTRGGLPLRVDRVAWAAVDDRGLVARAQAERGTPWPQPLASQYARFRRDGDRVEYEDRVFGREDRLTRAVVTALVTDEPAWLDEVADGVTLLCEQSSWCWPAHDDAARALGAVVPVVTEPVLDLGAGEVAARLAWIDHALGDRLDVRVPGVRRRLRHEVRARVLDPFVARDDWGWLAPPLSNWTAWIHANVLTAALALLDGSERDAVVARAADGLAAYLESLPADGAIDEGYSYWWQGACRALEALDLLEHATGIDAAALPVVRATVGYPHAMHLGGRWYLAVGDGTATPPTDLPWHVLHAWALRTGSTAAAEHAAAEHVRADLPVRGGIGRTLQALAYDAWPAQTPSAPLPARTWFPSTQVALLRQTAGSTRGLAVALKGGHNAESHNHNDLGSVVVAVDGVPVVVDPGRPTYTAQTFGPDRYALWTMQSSWHSVPEVRGTPQRDGAQHRATDAHVSEDGTRARLDLTAAYPTEELSRWTRTVTLDRVASTVRVEDDWDVTPEGSGTVVHWVLAGEVDASEPGRVVVHPLDGARRTRLTWDPAGVTSSLTVRTLDDPMLSDVWGDHLTRLELRVDDAAGHGSLTVTVEADR, encoded by the coding sequence ATGCCGACGACCGTCCTGCCCGGCACCACCCGGGGCGGACTACCGCTGCGGGTCGACCGCGTGGCCTGGGCGGCCGTCGACGACCGCGGTCTCGTCGCGCGAGCGCAGGCCGAGCGCGGCACCCCGTGGCCCCAGCCGCTGGCCAGCCAGTACGCGCGCTTCCGCCGCGACGGCGACCGCGTCGAGTACGAGGACCGCGTGTTCGGCCGGGAGGACCGGCTGACGCGCGCGGTCGTCACCGCCCTGGTCACCGACGAGCCGGCCTGGCTGGACGAGGTCGCGGACGGCGTCACCCTGCTGTGCGAGCAGAGCTCGTGGTGCTGGCCCGCGCACGACGACGCGGCCCGGGCCCTGGGGGCGGTGGTCCCCGTGGTGACCGAGCCGGTGCTCGACCTGGGCGCCGGGGAGGTGGCGGCACGGCTCGCGTGGATCGACCACGCACTGGGTGACCGGCTCGACGTCCGTGTCCCCGGCGTCCGGCGCCGGCTCCGGCACGAGGTGCGGGCCCGGGTCCTGGACCCCTTCGTCGCGCGCGACGACTGGGGCTGGCTCGCCCCTCCCCTGAGCAACTGGACCGCCTGGATCCACGCGAACGTGCTGACCGCGGCGCTGGCACTCCTCGACGGGAGCGAGCGGGACGCCGTGGTCGCGCGCGCCGCCGACGGCCTCGCGGCGTACCTCGAGTCACTGCCCGCCGACGGCGCCATCGACGAGGGGTACTCCTACTGGTGGCAGGGCGCCTGCCGCGCGCTCGAGGCACTGGACCTCCTGGAGCACGCGACGGGGATCGATGCCGCCGCGCTGCCGGTCGTGCGCGCGACCGTCGGCTACCCGCACGCGATGCACCTGGGCGGCCGCTGGTACCTGGCCGTCGGGGACGGGACCGCCACGCCGCCCACCGACCTGCCGTGGCACGTGCTGCACGCGTGGGCGCTGCGCACCGGCTCGACGGCCGCCGCCGAGCACGCGGCCGCGGAGCACGTGCGGGCCGACCTGCCCGTGCGCGGCGGCATCGGGCGCACCCTGCAGGCGCTGGCCTACGACGCGTGGCCCGCGCAGACGCCGAGCGCCCCGCTGCCGGCCCGCACCTGGTTCCCGAGCACGCAGGTCGCGCTGCTGCGGCAGACCGCGGGGTCGACGCGCGGCCTGGCGGTGGCGCTCAAGGGCGGGCACAACGCCGAGTCCCACAACCACAACGACCTGGGCTCGGTCGTCGTCGCGGTCGACGGGGTGCCGGTGGTGGTCGACCCCGGCCGCCCCACGTACACCGCGCAGACGTTCGGCCCGGACCGGTACGCGCTGTGGACCATGCAGAGCTCGTGGCACTCGGTCCCGGAGGTCCGCGGCACGCCCCAGCGCGACGGCGCGCAGCACCGGGCGACCGACGCGCACGTGTCCGAGGACGGCACCCGCGCGCGGCTCGACCTCACGGCGGCGTACCCGACCGAGGAGCTGTCCCGCTGGACCCGCACCGTCACGCTGGACCGCGTCGCCTCGACGGTGCGCGTCGAGGACGACTGGGACGTCACGCCGGAGGGCTCGGGCACCGTCGTGCACTGGGTGCTCGCCGGCGAGGTGGACGCCTCGGAGCCGGGTCGCGTCGTGGTCCACCCGCTGGACGGTGCCCGGCGCACCCGCCTGACCTGGGACCCTGCCGGCGTGACCTCGTCGCTGACCGTCCGGACGCTGGACGACCCGATGCTGTCCGACGTGTGGGGCGACCACCTGACCCGGCTGGAGCTGCGGGTCGACGACGCCGCCGGGCACGGCTCGCTCACGGTCACCGTGGAGGCGGACCGATGA
- a CDS encoding substrate-binding domain-containing protein, producing MTTLPVTRRDQLLDILRREGTVRVSDAATALGVTPVTVRRDITQLANDGLVRRVHGGATLLATADEEHFPTVATLGMVVPSLDYYWPGVLHGAREAATRLGVRVVLRGSSYAAQDDVRQVTGLVETVGVDGLLIAPALSGPGSAELLALLAGLDIPVVLMERTATAPPHQAPLESVVSDHALGAGIAVHHLAGLGHRRLGLACSALSPTGPKVRAGWLAACEELGLETALDLQVASYRDPQWRTEVDRVLDACLASGTTALLVHSDPEAISLVERCEERGLRVPGQLSVVAYDDEVAGLAHPPLTAVRPPRHAVGRGAVELLASRLEEPDRPVHRVTVTPELMVRESTAPPT from the coding sequence ATGACGACGCTGCCCGTCACCCGCCGCGACCAGCTCCTCGACATCCTCCGGCGCGAGGGCACGGTCCGGGTGAGCGACGCCGCGACCGCGCTGGGCGTCACGCCGGTGACGGTCCGCCGCGACATCACGCAGCTCGCCAACGACGGCCTGGTGCGGCGCGTGCACGGCGGCGCGACGCTGCTGGCCACCGCCGACGAGGAGCACTTCCCGACCGTCGCGACGCTCGGCATGGTGGTGCCGTCCCTCGACTACTACTGGCCCGGCGTGCTGCACGGCGCCCGCGAGGCGGCCACCCGGCTGGGCGTCCGCGTGGTCCTGCGCGGCTCGTCGTACGCGGCGCAGGACGACGTGCGGCAGGTCACCGGCCTGGTGGAGACCGTCGGCGTGGACGGCCTCCTGATCGCGCCGGCCCTGTCGGGGCCCGGCAGCGCCGAGCTGCTCGCCCTCCTGGCCGGGCTGGACATCCCGGTGGTGCTGATGGAGCGCACCGCCACCGCGCCGCCGCACCAGGCACCCCTGGAGTCCGTCGTCTCCGACCACGCGCTGGGCGCCGGCATCGCCGTGCACCACCTGGCGGGTCTCGGCCACCGCCGGCTCGGCCTCGCGTGCTCGGCGCTCAGCCCGACCGGGCCCAAGGTCCGCGCGGGGTGGCTCGCCGCGTGCGAGGAGCTCGGGCTGGAGACGGCGCTCGACCTGCAGGTGGCCAGCTACCGCGACCCGCAGTGGCGCACCGAGGTGGACCGGGTGCTGGACGCGTGCCTCGCGTCCGGGACGACCGCGCTGCTCGTGCACTCCGACCCGGAGGCGATCTCGCTGGTGGAGCGGTGCGAGGAGCGGGGCCTCCGCGTTCCCGGGCAGCTGTCCGTCGTCGCCTACGACGACGAGGTGGCCGGCCTTGCCCACCCTCCGCTGACCGCCGTCCGACCGCCCCGCCACGCGGTCGGCCGCGGCGCCGTGGAGCTCCTGGCGTCCCGGCTCGAGGAGCCCGACCGGCCCGTGCACCGCGTGACGGTCACGCCCGAGCTGATGGTCCGGGAGTCGACCGCCCCGCCGACCTGA